The Hirundo rustica isolate bHirRus1 chromosome 36, bHirRus1.pri.v3, whole genome shotgun sequence genomic sequence GGGACTGAGTCGAGGAGCTGTTGACATGATCGGTGACTTGCTGAATGAGGACTCCGGGTTTTACCTGTCCTTCCTCGCCTCACTGTGGGACTTTGACATCTTCTCTGATGAGAGGTGAGTGCTGTCCCTTCAGCCCAACCCTGTTCCCAACAACAGGAAACGTCAGAGTGATTCCAAACAGGAACCACTCGCGGCTCGATGGGGCCTCCAAGCTCGGCTGGCGTCTCCAGAAGAGCTCAGGTTTTTACACTCCCTAAACCCTTCCCGCATCTCCCActtctcctcccttccagcTTTGATGAAATCACTGGAGGGTTTGACCAACTGCCCAGAGCCTTCCACAAGGCGCTGCCCAACGTTGTCCGGTTCAACTGCACTGTGGAGAAGATCATGACGAAGGACAACAAAGTCCGAGTGTTCTACCGTGCTCCGGACACGCTCGCCCCGACCATCATCACTGCAGATTACGTCCTTGTCACCTCCAGTGCCAAAGCTACCAGGCACATCCAGTTCCTGCCACCACTGTCCCCTGCCAAGGCCCACGCCCTGCGCTCCATCAACTATGCAAGTGCCTCCAAAATTATCCTGGCATGCTCTGAGAAGTTCTGGGAGAAGGATGGGATCCGCGGAGGGTACTCCGTCACCGACCGCCCCTCCCGCTTCATCTACTACCCCAGCCACAACTTCTCCAGTGGGGTGGGCGTCATCCTGGCTTCCTACACCTGGAACAACGATGCCGAGTTCTTCCTGCCCCTCACAGATGAGAAGTGTGTGGATGTGGTGCTCCAAGACCTGGCGGACATCCACCAGGTGAGCAAGGAGTACCTGCAGTACACCTGTGACCAGCATGTGATCCAGAAGTGGCAGCTGGACCAACACTCCCTGGGGGCTTTCGCTGCCTTCACCCCGTACCAGTTCGTGGATTACTCGCGGGCCCTCTTTGCTCACGAGGGCCGGGTGCACTTTGCCGGGGAACACGCGGCCCAGCCCCACGCCTGGATCGACACTGCCATGAAATCGGCCATCAGGGCCGCCAGCAACATCCACCACGACAGCGGCGAGGCCGCCGTGTCAGACAGGGAGGGGTCTGGGAGACTCACGCAGAGGGAAGAGCTCTGAGCATGCCCCCAGACATCTTTTGGTGGTGGAATCTGGTTCTTCCcaagaaaaatcagcagaattCATCGGCAGCGAAGGTGTTAAAGAATTGGGTGTCTTGAAGCAAGACCAAAGTGATTGAACGCATcatggggagaggagggagcactgaaataataaatcagACTTATAAACAATTATTGGGGGTAGGAGGGAGCAGTAGAACCAGGCAGTGGGTTCCAGGACTCTGCTGTTCCCCTTGTCCACTGCTGTAATCCTCAGTTTATTTGCATGCAAGGCACTTCATGGAACGACTAAGGTGAAATAAAGGTGGGAATTTCTGGTTTCCTTGAGCCTGAGGGCAGCATCGCCACGCTCCAGCCCTTTGGGAAGTCATCACTCTCAGTTCCCCCACCCCAGAATTTCTGAGAGAACCTGGTGCCTCCTCACCATCCTTGCCTTTGAGTGGTCCAAGACAACTGATTAAGTAATCAATACTAATTCCTCTTAAGTAATTAACCATTCTCCACAGCACCGGTCACGATGTGGTTCCGGTCTCTTCTACCTAAAATGGGGCCAATGCCAAGTTGATCCAAGTATATCAAATAAATCATCTTGAATCTTCAAAGCAAATCCAAGGTTTTGCAGGAGTTTCTCCTATCACCAGTAGTTGTCCCAAATTCCATAGCCTTGGA encodes the following:
- the IL4I1 gene encoding L-amino-acid oxidase, translated to MSGTVPTSRYSFFFSSLLLSPVLFQILLLVGLLNAKRFPCFPEYCLHDQDYEELLGIVQDGLEPTAHPAHVVVVGAGIGGLTAAKLLRDAGHTVTILERSSWVGGRIRTYRPEGQDWYVELGPMRLPGKHRLVREFIRQFNLKLNPFIQRDNNTWYFLKGVRVRAEEVNRNPDILNYTVKPSERGKSSVQLYREVLNKALKKFQTTDCKKYLAQHDSFSTKEYLIKVGGLSRGAVDMIGDLLNEDSGFYLSFLASLWDFDIFSDESFDEITGGFDQLPRAFHKALPNVVRFNCTVEKIMTKDNKVRVFYRAPDTLAPTIITADYVLVTSSAKATRHIQFLPPLSPAKAHALRSINYASASKIILACSEKFWEKDGIRGGYSVTDRPSRFIYYPSHNFSSGVGVILASYTWNNDAEFFLPLTDEKCVDVVLQDLADIHQVSKEYLQYTCDQHVIQKWQLDQHSLGAFAAFTPYQFVDYSRALFAHEGRVHFAGEHAAQPHAWIDTAMKSAIRAASNIHHDSGEAAVSDREGSGRLTQREEL